The following proteins are encoded in a genomic region of Opitutus sp.:
- a CDS encoding DEAD/DEAH box helicase, producing MPILLTPHGHLRPYAAELAALPTAVADGLARATAERSIADDLAAPASGSARILIWLGTEALGEPLPVAGVFWRELARRYFSQLCQQPESAGALVAPLEAVGMDVVLSAPPLPGGEYLSPEVLAALWADMDAAVAALGRLHAGGAGGWLHERNPLWNQVGRVTFHLAENKRDPDFPFAFLATYTHRLSEQAKPQYLPLGRALQEYAQAEQRPALVALLAPVQRAAERSACVRELVDSQRVFQPQRWKPAEAYRFLRDVAALEDSGVLVRLPDWWRGGKPARPAVSVTVGGKSPVGVGLDSMLDFQVGLTLDGETISPEEWAQLAASSEGLVLLKGRWVEVDREKLDQVLAHWRELEKGRRSGGVSFAEGLRLLAGAQTGTGAPEAESDDVRRWTRVQPGEWLRATLAAMRNPGASTRAEAGADGEKTDGDAAADGKAPSAPPLPPGLLATLRPYQAAGVEWLRFLSRLGLGACLADDMGLGKTIQVLGLLLHARAAQPDAPPALLVLPASLLGNWSAEAAKFAPTLRLRVAHGSACTPAELAVLTAPPPAALTGVDVVLTTYGLVAKLDGLRARDWSLVVLDEAQAIKNSGSRQSRAVKELRAPRRIALTGTPVENRLGDVWSLFDFLNPGLLGKAAEFTRFAKKLTQSADPAGYAPLRQLVAPYILRRMKTDRSIIADLPDKTEVNALCSLSKRQAVLYAGMVDELKEKLAAADAMERRGLVLALLMRLKQLCNHPAQWAGAQAGGDYVPEESGKFMRLAELAGEIAERQEKVLVFTQFREMTGPLQHFLAGVFGKPGLVLHGGTPVAERRRLVEQFQQPDGPPFFILSLKAGGTGLTLTEAGHVIHFDRWWNPAVENQATDRAYRIGQKKNVLVHKFVCRGTLEERIDKLITEKRAMADAVLSAGGEVALTEMGDDELLKFVALDLRTATAADAT from the coding sequence ATGCCGATTTTACTCACGCCCCACGGTCATTTGCGGCCCTACGCTGCGGAGCTGGCCGCGCTGCCGACGGCGGTGGCGGACGGACTCGCACGGGCCACGGCGGAGCGTTCCATCGCGGACGACCTCGCGGCACCAGCGAGCGGCTCGGCGCGGATTTTGATCTGGCTGGGCACCGAGGCGTTGGGTGAGCCGTTGCCGGTGGCCGGGGTGTTTTGGCGCGAGTTGGCCCGCCGCTACTTTTCGCAACTCTGCCAACAGCCCGAGTCCGCTGGCGCGCTCGTCGCTCCCCTGGAAGCGGTGGGCATGGACGTTGTGTTATCTGCGCCGCCCCTGCCTGGCGGTGAATACCTAAGCCCCGAGGTGCTGGCCGCTCTGTGGGCCGACATGGATGCGGCGGTGGCGGCGCTGGGCCGGTTGCATGCGGGCGGGGCGGGCGGCTGGTTGCACGAGCGCAATCCGCTGTGGAACCAGGTCGGCCGGGTGACTTTTCACTTGGCGGAAAATAAACGTGATCCCGATTTCCCCTTCGCGTTTCTGGCCACCTACACCCACCGCCTTTCAGAGCAGGCCAAGCCCCAATACCTGCCCCTCGGACGCGCGTTGCAGGAATACGCCCAAGCCGAGCAGCGCCCCGCCCTCGTTGCTCTGCTCGCACCCGTGCAACGCGCCGCCGAGCGCAGCGCTTGTGTGCGCGAGCTGGTGGATTCGCAGCGCGTGTTTCAACCCCAGCGCTGGAAGCCGGCCGAGGCGTATCGCTTTTTGCGCGACGTGGCCGCGCTCGAAGACAGCGGCGTGCTCGTGCGCTTACCCGACTGGTGGCGGGGCGGTAAACCGGCGCGTCCAGCGGTGTCGGTGACCGTGGGCGGCAAATCGCCCGTCGGCGTCGGGCTGGACTCCATGCTCGATTTTCAGGTGGGACTCACCCTGGACGGCGAAACCATTTCTCCCGAGGAGTGGGCGCAACTCGCCGCCAGTTCCGAGGGGCTGGTGTTGTTAAAGGGCCGCTGGGTCGAGGTGGACCGCGAAAAGCTCGACCAGGTTCTGGCGCATTGGCGCGAGTTGGAAAAAGGCCGACGCTCGGGCGGGGTGAGTTTTGCCGAGGGCCTGCGTTTGCTGGCGGGGGCGCAGACCGGCACCGGTGCGCCCGAGGCCGAGTCCGACGACGTGCGCCGCTGGACCCGCGTGCAGCCCGGCGAATGGTTGCGCGCCACCCTGGCGGCCATGCGTAATCCCGGCGCGTCCACCCGTGCGGAGGCCGGCGCCGATGGCGAAAAGACGGATGGCGACGCTGCGGCGGATGGTAAGGCTCCGTCCGCCCCGCCCCTGCCGCCGGGCCTGTTGGCGACGTTGCGCCCATATCAAGCGGCGGGTGTGGAGTGGTTGCGCTTTCTCAGCCGCCTGGGCCTCGGCGCGTGTCTGGCCGACGACATGGGGCTGGGTAAAACCATCCAGGTGCTCGGCCTGCTGTTGCACGCCCGCGCCGCGCAGCCGGACGCCCCGCCCGCGCTGCTGGTGTTGCCCGCTTCGCTGTTGGGCAACTGGAGCGCGGAGGCGGCCAAGTTCGCCCCGACGTTGCGCCTGCGGGTGGCGCACGGTTCGGCCTGCACGCCAGCAGAACTGGCGGTGCTCACCGCACCGCCACCGGCTGCGCTGACGGGGGTGGACGTGGTGCTCACGACCTATGGATTGGTGGCCAAGCTCGACGGCCTGCGCGCCCGCGACTGGTCCCTGGTGGTGCTCGACGAAGCCCAGGCGATCAAGAATTCCGGTTCGCGCCAAAGCCGGGCGGTTAAAGAACTACGCGCGCCCCGGCGTATCGCTTTAACGGGCACGCCGGTGGAAAACCGCCTCGGCGATGTGTGGTCGCTGTTTGATTTCCTTAATCCCGGCCTGCTGGGCAAAGCCGCCGAGTTCACCCGCTTCGCCAAAAAGCTCACGCAATCGGCTGATCCCGCCGGCTACGCACCGCTGCGCCAATTGGTGGCACCGTACATTTTGCGCCGCATGAAAACCGACCGCAGCATCATCGCGGATTTACCCGACAAGACCGAGGTCAACGCCCTGTGCAGCCTCTCCAAACGCCAAGCGGTTCTGTACGCCGGCATGGTCGATGAGCTGAAGGAGAAGCTGGCGGCCGCCGACGCGATGGAGCGGCGAGGGCTGGTGTTGGCGCTGCTCATGCGCCTCAAGCAACTCTGCAACCACCCTGCGCAGTGGGCCGGCGCGCAAGCGGGTGGCGATTACGTGCCGGAGGAAAGCGGCAAGTTCATGCGTCTGGCCGAGCTCGCTGGAGAAATAGCCGAGCGGCAGGAGAAAGTTTTGGTGTTTACCCAATTCCGCGAGATGACCGGGCCGCTCCAGCATTTTCTGGCGGGCGTATTTGGAAAGCCGGGACTGGTGTTGCACGGTGGCACGCCGGTGGCCGAGCGGCGGCGCTTGGTGGAGCAGTTTCAGCAGCCGGACGGACCGCCCTTTTTTATTCTCTCGCTCAAGGCGGGCGGCACCGGGCTCACGCTCACGGAGGCGGGGCACGTCATTCATTTTGACCGCTGGTGGAATCCGGCGGTGGAGAATCAGGCGACGGACCGCGCGTATCGTATTGGGCAAAAGAAGAACGTGCTGGTGCACAAGTTCGTGTGTCGAGGCACGCTGGAGGAGCGTATCGACAAACTGATCACGGAAAAGCGGGCGATGGCCGACGCCGTGTTGAGTGCGGGCGGCGAGGTGGCGTTGACCGAGATGGGTGACGACGAACTGTTGAAGTTTGTCGCGCTGGACCTGCGCACCGCGACGGCGGCGGACGCCACCTGA
- a CDS encoding CHAD domain-containing protein gives MKPPVTRPRRSPLPSTEAGAWLLQLLLQLCAQAVKDVAKIPLWPSNSIHALRKRMKKLQSLLRLVPPGAQPAALRELRDSIRKLKGAVAAQRDTDVLSALGRDLGGRTRPPQSAPIDPVPILRLAYALTRQVHALDLAALTWERVERRYQKTCRRAQQAWQVARHQPEGEPLHDWRKRVKDLYYQTLALQRWLRRPKRLRRTHQLGALLGHRLDLDLYRAQLKRARRRPPRKLLAEVKVRQARLTRRIFRRAKSVFDHSAPRLHPPARPRR, from the coding sequence ATGAAGCCCCCTGTTACGCGCCCGCGTCGTTCGCCTCTGCCCAGCACCGAGGCCGGGGCCTGGCTGCTACAGCTTCTCCTGCAGTTGTGCGCCCAAGCCGTTAAAGATGTGGCTAAAATTCCCCTCTGGCCCTCGAACTCGATTCACGCGTTGCGCAAACGCATGAAAAAACTCCAGTCCCTGCTGCGGTTGGTGCCGCCCGGTGCGCAGCCTGCGGCGCTACGCGAACTGCGGGATTCCATCCGCAAGTTGAAGGGCGCCGTCGCTGCCCAGCGCGATACCGATGTGCTCAGCGCATTGGGCCGGGACCTTGGCGGACGCACCCGTCCGCCTCAAAGCGCTCCCATCGATCCCGTGCCGATACTCCGGCTGGCCTACGCGCTCACCCGGCAAGTCCATGCGCTGGATTTAGCTGCGCTCACCTGGGAGCGGGTGGAACGGCGCTACCAAAAAACCTGCCGCCGCGCGCAACAGGCCTGGCAAGTGGCGCGGCACCAACCCGAGGGGGAGCCGCTTCACGATTGGCGCAAGCGAGTGAAGGATCTCTATTACCAAACACTCGCCCTCCAGCGCTGGTTGCGGCGCCCCAAACGGCTCCGGCGCACCCACCAACTCGGTGCGCTCCTCGGCCATCGGCTGGATCTCGACCTTTATCGGGCCCAGCTGAAGCGGGCCAGGCGGCGGCCTCCCCGAAAGCTCTTGGCGGAGGTCAAGGTCCGCCAGGCCCGGTTAACCCGCCGCATTTTCCGCCGCGCTAAGTCGGTCTTTGACCACTCGGCGCCCCGCCTGCATCCGCCCGCGCGACCGCGCCGCTGA